One Melospiza georgiana isolate bMelGeo1 chromosome 12, bMelGeo1.pri, whole genome shotgun sequence genomic window carries:
- the PIN4 gene encoding peptidyl-prolyl cis-trans isomerase NIMA-interacting 4 yields MAPKGKGGGKAGKGGDSGSSSESKAQGPKGGGSAVKVRHILCEKHGRAMEAMEKLKSGQRFSEVAAQYSEDKARQGGDLGWMTRGSMVGPFQEAAFALPVSSMDKPVYTDPPVKTKFGYHIIMVEGRK; encoded by the exons ATGGCGCCCAAAGGGAAAGGCGGCGGCAAAGCCGGGAAGG GCGGCgacagcggcagcagcagcgagaGCAAAGCACAGGGCCCGAAGGGAGGCGGCAGCGCCGTCAAG GTTCGGCACATCCTGTGTGAAAAGCACGGCCGGGCCATGGAGgccatggagaagctgaagtcCGGACAGCGCTTTAGCGAGGTGGCGGCACAGTACAGCGAGGACAAGGCCAGGCAAGGG GGAGACCTGGGCTGGATGACCAGAGGCTCCATGGTGGGACCATTCCAGGAGGCAGCATTTGCCCTGCCTGTGAGCAGCATGGACAAGCCCGTGTACACAGACCCTCCCGTCAAGACCAAGTTCGGATACCACATTATCATGGTggaaggcagaaaataa